The Balaenoptera acutorostrata chromosome 15, mBalAcu1.1, whole genome shotgun sequence genome contains a region encoding:
- the TRAPPC14 gene encoding trafficking protein particle complex subunit 14, giving the protein MESQCDYSMYFPAVPLPPRAELAGDPGRYRALPRRNHLYLGETVRFLLVLRCRGGVGSGAGGGPGLGSRGAWAELATALAALASVSAGGAPVGGGSGDQDPEPPGGGDPGGGGLFRGCSPLLTHGPGPATSGGATTLPVEEPIVSTDEVIFPLTVSLDRLPPGTPKAKIVVTVWKREVEAPEVRDQGYLRLLQTRSPGETFRGEQSAFKAQVSTLLTLLPPPVLKCRQFTVAGKHLTVLKVLNGSSQEEISIWDIRILPNFNASYLPVMPDGSVLLVDNVCHQSGEVSMGSFCRLPGTSGCFPCLLSALEEHNFLFQLRGGEQPPPGAKEGLEVPLIAVVQWSTPKLPFTQSIYTHYRLPSIRLDRPCFVMTASCESPVRTYERFTVTYTLLNNLQDFLAVRLVWTPEHAQAGKQLCEEERRAMQAALDSIVCYTPLNNLGFSRKGSALTFSVAFQALRTGLFELSQHMKLKLQFTASVSHPPPEARPLSRKSSPSSPAVRDLVERHQASLGRSQSFSHQQPSRSHLMRSGSVMERRAITPPVASPVGRPLYLPPDKAVLSLDKIAKRECKVLVVEPVK; this is encoded by the exons ATGGAGTCCCAGTGCGACTACTCGATGTACTTCCCGGCCGTGCCGCTGCCGCCACGCGCGGAGCTGGCGGGGGACCCGGGCCGGTACCGGGCGCTGCCCCGGCGCAACCACCTCTACCTGGGGGAGACTGTCCGCTTCCTGCTGGTGCTGCGCTGCCGGGGCGGCGTGGGGTCCGGCGCCGGAGGCGGCCCGGGCTTGGGCTCCCGAGGGGCCTGGGCAGAACTGGCGACCGCGCTGGCCGCCCTGGCCTCGGTCAGTGCCGGAGGGGCGCCCGTGGGCGGTGGCTCCGGCGACCAGGATCCCGAACCCCCGGGGGGCGGGGACCCTGGTGGTGGGGGGTTGTTTCGAGGCTGCAGCCCCCTCCTCACCCACGGCCCGGGCCCTGCTACCTCAGGGGGAGCGACCACG CTGCCTGTGGAGGAACCAATTGTGTCCACAGATGAGGTCATCTTCCCACTCACCGTTTCACTGGATAGACTGCCCCCAGGGACACCTAAGGCCAAG ATTGTAGTGACCGTGTGGAAGCGGGAGGTTGAGGCACCAGAGGTCAGAGATCAAGGCTACCTGCGCTTGCTGCAGACCCGATCTCCTGGGGAGACCTTCCGGGGCGAGCAGAGCGCTTTCAAGGCCCAAG TGAGCACCCTGCTGACTCTGCTGCCCCCTCCGGTTCTGAAATGCCGCCAGTTCACTGTGGCTGGAAAACACTTGACGGTGCTCAAGG TGCTGAACGGCTCCTCCCAGGAGGAAATTTCCATCTGGGATATCCGCATTCTCCCAAACTTCAATGCCAGTTATCTGCCTGTCATGCCCGATGGCTCTGTGCTGCTGGTGGACAATGTCTG TCACCAATCTGGGGAAGTCTCCATGGGCTCCTTCTGCCGGCTCCCTGGTACCTCTGGCTGCTTCCCCTGCCTGCTTAGTGCTCTGGAGGAACACAACTTCCTGTTCCAGCTCAGAGGGGGTGAGCAGCCCCCTCCAGGGGCCAAGGAG GGCCTAGAAGTTCCCCTGATCGCTGTGGTTCAGTGGTCCACGCCGAAGCTGCCCTTTACCCAGAGCATCTATACCCACTACCG CCTGCCCAGCATCCGCCTGGACCGCCCGTGCTTTGTGATGACTGCTTCTTGTGAGTCGCCTGTTCGGACCTACGAGCGTTTCACTGTCACCTATACGCTGCTCAACAATCTCCAAGACTTCCTTGCTGTGAGGCTCGTGTGGACGCCGGAGCACGCCCAGGCTG GAAAGCAGCTGTGTGAGGAGGAGCGCCGGGCCATGCAGGCAGCCCTGGACTCCATCGTCTGCTATACACCCCTCAACAACCTCGGCTTTTCCCGGAAGGGCAGCGCGCTCACCTTCAGTGTGGCCTTCCAGGCTCTGAGGACGGGGCTCTTCGAG CTGAGCCAGCACATGAAACTGAAGCTGCAGTTCACCGCCAGCGTGTCCCACCCTCCGCCCGAGGCCCGGCCTCTCTCTCGCAAGAGCAGCCCCAGCAGCCCTGCTGTCCGGGACTTGGTCGAGAGGCACCAGGCGAGCCTGGGCCGCTCTCAGTCCTTCTCCCACCAACAGCCCTCCCGCAGCCACCTCATGAG GTCGGGCAGCGTGATGGAGCGCAGGGCCATCACGCCCCCCGTGGCCTCCCCTGTCGGCCGCCCCCTCTACCTGCCCCCGGACAAGGCTGTGCTCTCTCTGGACAAGATCGCCAAGCGCGAGTGCAAGGTCCTGGTGGTGGAGCCCGTCAAGTAG